In Candidatus Hydrogenedentota bacterium, one genomic interval encodes:
- a CDS encoding glycoside hydrolase family 140 protein, with translation MVVLCAGVARAEGPLPIKVSENGRYLVHSDGTPFFYLGDTAWELFHRLNREEAERYLVNRAEKGFTVIQAVIASELDGIATGNAYGDTPFHDLDPSRPNENFFAHVDWIVKRAAAHGLYMALLPSWGNWVGTATAEQGLSNFFHEGNARAYGRFLADRYKAKPVIWVLGGDCLPAGGMAAWDEMAAGIRTAVGNDQLITYHPSIGYDTDLHGKTWLDFNMHQSAHASDTMNYDAIARDYALKPAKPCMDAEPAYEFPPDAMPVGIEVGEVQIRRLAYWGLFAGAHGHSYGTHPIWQMYDVGREPLWHVVTPWHQALDLPGVKQLVYVKRLMLSRPFLTRIPDQSVILSENPGGIEHIRATRDGSPGANNATYLMVYFPKHNRATINTALVAGESLQVTWYNPRNGEASKVGEMPNKGTMGLEPPTNAEGEDWVLIVDDGRKGYCVP, from the coding sequence TTGGTTGTCCTGTGTGCAGGTGTTGCCCGGGCCGAGGGGCCACTTCCCATCAAGGTCAGCGAGAACGGTCGTTACCTGGTCCATTCGGACGGTACCCCCTTCTTCTATCTGGGCGATACGGCCTGGGAGTTGTTTCATCGTCTGAATCGTGAAGAGGCGGAACGCTATCTGGTCAATCGGGCGGAGAAGGGCTTTACCGTAATACAGGCCGTGATTGCTTCCGAACTGGACGGGATCGCAACCGGCAACGCCTACGGCGACACGCCCTTTCATGATCTGGATCCCTCACGGCCCAATGAAAATTTTTTCGCCCATGTGGACTGGATCGTTAAACGGGCTGCCGCGCACGGGCTCTATATGGCGCTTTTGCCCAGCTGGGGGAATTGGGTGGGAACCGCAACCGCGGAGCAAGGGCTGTCCAACTTCTTTCACGAAGGCAACGCTCGGGCCTATGGAAGATTCCTCGCGGATCGCTACAAAGCCAAACCCGTCATCTGGGTGCTCGGCGGCGACTGCCTTCCCGCCGGCGGTATGGCCGCATGGGATGAGATGGCCGCTGGAATCCGCACGGCGGTGGGGAATGACCAACTCATCACCTATCACCCGAGTATCGGCTACGATACTGATCTACACGGTAAAACGTGGCTGGATTTCAACATGCACCAGAGCGCCCACGCCTCTGACACGATGAATTACGACGCCATCGCTCGGGACTATGCGCTGAAACCCGCCAAACCCTGCATGGATGCGGAGCCGGCCTACGAGTTTCCGCCGGACGCCATGCCCGTCGGCATTGAGGTCGGCGAGGTTCAAATTCGGCGCCTGGCCTACTGGGGACTCTTTGCGGGCGCACACGGCCACTCCTACGGCACCCATCCCATCTGGCAAATGTACGACGTGGGACGCGAGCCGCTTTGGCACGTCGTCACCCCCTGGCACCAGGCGTTGGATCTGCCCGGCGTGAAGCAACTCGTCTATGTGAAGCGGCTGATGTTGAGCCGACCCTTTCTGACGCGTATTCCCGATCAGAGTGTGATCCTATCGGAGAATCCCGGCGGGATTGAGCACATCCGGGCCACGCGCGACGGCAGCCCCGGTGCGAACAACGCGACGTATCTCATGGTCTACTTTCCGAAGCACAATCGCGCCACGATCAACACCGCGCTTGTCGCGGGGGAATCGCTCCAGGTGACTTGGTATAACCCGCGCAATGGCGAAGCCAGCAAGGTTGGTGAAATGCCCAACAAGGGCACGATGGGACTCGAACCGCCCACCAACGCCGAGGGCGAAGACTGGGTACTCATTGTGGACGATGGCAGGAAAGGTTATTGCGTGCCTTGA